CTCTCGCTCGTGCTCACGCGCGACGACATCTACCAGGCCTTCTACAGCACCGACATCACGCGCGGCTTCCTGCACTCGCACTCGTACACCGGCAATCCGCTGGCCTGCCGCGCAGCGCTGGCCACGCTCGACATCTTCGACCAAGACGATGTGCTGAACCGCAACCGCGAGCTGGCCACCAGGATGACGGTGGCGCTGGCGCCGCTGGCCGACCATCCGCGCACGCGCCACTTCCGCCAGCGCGGCATGATCTTCGCGTTCGACGCCATCGAACCGGATACCGATCTTGCATCGACCTTCGCGCGCCGCTTCTTTTCGACGGCGGCCGAGAACGAACTGCTGCTGCGCCCCATCGGCCGCACCGTGTACCTGATGCCGCCGTACGTGCTGGACGAAGAAGAAGTCGCGGGCCTGGCAGCGCGCACGATCAAGACGTTCGAATCCGTCATCGCGGGATGATGTGATGGATCTCATCGCCACCATCGACCGCCAGCTGGACACGCTGGCCGCGCGCAGCCTGACGCGCCGCCGCCGCATCACCGATGGCGCCTGCGCGCCGCGCCAGCTGGTCGACGGCCGTGACCTGCTGGCTTTTTGCAGCAACGATTACCTGGGCCTGGCCGCGCATCCACAAGTCATCGAAGCGCTGCGCGAAGGCGCGCAGCTGTATGGCGCCGGCAGCGGCGCCTCGCACCTGGTGTCGGGCCACAGCCGCGCACACCATCTTCTCGAGGAGCGTTTGGCCGAGTGGATGGCGCCGCACCTCGAGCAGGCGCGCGCGCTGACGCTGTGCACCGGCTACATGGCCAACCTCGCGATCCTCAGCGCTTTGGGTCTAGATGCCGATGCGATGATCTTTTCCGAGGCGCTGAACCACGCCTCGCTGATCGACGGCGCCCGGCTTGCGAAAGCGGGCGTCACGGTCTATCCGCATGGCGACGTCGAAACGCTGACACAACTCCTGGCAGCCAGCAGCGCCAGCACGAAGATCGTCGTCACCGACAGCGTGTTCAGCATGGATGGCGACCTGGCGCCGCTGCCGGCACTGCTGGCCGCGTGCGAGCGCCACGGCGCCTGGCTGGTGGTCGACGATGCCCACGGCTTCGGCGTGCTGGGCCAGAACGGGCGCGGCGCACTGGAGCATTTCAGCCTGCGCTCGAGCAACCTGATCTACATGGGCACGCTGGGCAAGGCCGCCGGCGTCGGCGGCGCGTTCGTCGCCGCGCATGCCAGCGTGATCGAATTGCTTATCCAGCGCGCGCGCCCGTATATCTACACGACGGCCTGCCCGCCGGCGCTTGCACACGCCTTGCTCGCCAGCCTTGCTATCATGGGCGGTGACGAAGGCGCAGAACGACGTACGCACCTGGCACGACTGGTCGAGCAACTGCGCGGTGCACTGCGTCTGGAACGCTGGGAACTGGCGGCGTCGACCACCCCGATCCAGCCCGTCATCATCGGCAGCAACGACGCTGCGCTGCACGCCGCCAGCCGCCTGCATGACCAGGGCTTGTGGGTGCCGGCGATCCGCCCACCGACCGTGGCGCCCGGTACCGCGCGTCTGCGCGTGACCTTGTCCGCCGCCCATGCCACGGATGACGTGGCGCGGCTGGCGCAGGCGCTCAACGAACTGGAAAAGGCCGCACCATGAACAATCTGAATGACACCGATGCACCGGTCATCGCGCAACCCGCGCTGGACCCCGAGGTCGACCTGACCGAGTTCGATGAACCCGTGCTGGAACCCGAACTCGAACTGCGCGCCGACGACCTGCCAATGCGCTTTGCGTGCTTTGTCACCGGCACCGATACCGAGATCGGCAAGACGCTGATCTCGGCTGCGATCCTGCACAAACTGGTGGCCACAGGCCAGCGCGCCTGCGGCATGAAGCCGGTCGCGGCCGGCGCTGAAGAGAAGGATGGCGTGCTGCACAACGACGACGCCGACCAGCTGATCGCGGCCGGCAACGTGCACCTGCCAGCGTCGCTGACCACGCCCTACCTGCTGCGCGAACCGGCCGCGCCCCACATCGCCGCCGCCCTTGAGGGCGTCACGATCGAGCTGGTGCCAATCCTGGCCGCCTTTGCCGAGGTCCAGGCCGCGTCCGACGCGGTCGTGGTCGAAGGCGTGGGGGGCTTTCGCGTGCCCTTCAACGACGACTTCGACAGCGCCGACCTGGCCGCACAACTGAACCTGCCCGTGATCCTCGTCGTCGGCATGCGCCTGGGCTGCATCAGCCATGCGCTGCTGACGGTCGAAGCGATCGTGGCGCGCGGCCTGGTGCTGGCCGGCTGGGTCGCCAACACGGTCGACACGGACATGCGCTTTGCGCAAGAGAACATCGCGGCGCTGACCCAGCGTATCCCGGCGCCACTGCTGGGGCACGTGCCGCGCCTGAACGAACCGACGGCTGCTGCGGCAGCCGAATTTATCGACCTCGCCGGACTGCCAGGCTGGCCGTCCACGCGGGTCTAGTTTTTGAAGGAACCGAAATGACCAATATGAACACTGTCGCCCTGCACCGCCCAACGGCAGCCATCAAGCCGCCCGAGAATGCAACCTGGCCGCTGGCCGACGTGCTCGCGCTGTTCGACCTGCCGTTCACCGAACTGATGCACCGCGCGTCGACCGCGCACCGCCTGAACTTCCCGGATGGCGACGTCGAACTGGCGACGCTGCTGTCGATCAAGACCGGCGGCTGCGAAGAAGACTGCGGCTACTGCCCACAGGCGGCGCGCTACGACACGGGCGTGGAAGCCAAGAAGCTGCTCGACATCGACACGGTGCTCGACGCGGCGCGCGCGGCCAAGGCCAGCGGCGCGACGCGCTTCTGCATGGGCGCGGCCTGGCGCAGCCCGAAAGAGCGCGACATGGACAAAGTCGAAACGATGGTGCGTGAAGTGAAAGCACTGGGCATGGAAACCTGCGCCACGCTGGGCATGCTCGAAGCCGGCCAGGCCGAACAGCTCAAGCGCGCTGGCCTGGACTACTACAACCACAATATCGACACGGCGCCGGACTTCTACAACAACGTCATTTCAACCCGCGAATACCAGGACCGCCTGGACACGCTGGGCCGCGTGCGCGAAGCAGGCCTGAAGGTCTGCTGCGGCGGCATCGTCGGCATGGGCGAGACGCGCGAACAGCGCGCCGGCCTGATCGCGCAGCTGGCGAACCTGAACCCGTATCCGGAATCGGTGCCGGTCAACCACCTGGTGCAGGTGGCGGGCACGCCGCTGCACGGCATGGACAAGCTCGACCCGATCGAATTCGTGCGCACCATTGCAGTGGCGCGCATCACGATGCCACAAGCGCGCGTGCGCCTGTCGGCGGGCCGCCGCGAAATGGGCGAAGCCGTGCAGGCGATGTGCTTCATGGCCGGCGCCAACTCGATCTTCTACGGCGACAAGCTGCTGACTACGGAAAATCCCGAGGCCGATGACGACCGCGTGCTGCTGGAAAAACTGGGTCTGAAAACCCGCGCCGCGACGCTGGACTCGGCGCCGAAGGAAGCCTGCAGCTGCTAAAGGTCGTAGCAAGTGCAGTACTAAGCGCAGTATCCGCGCGGCCGGGGAGACACGGCCGCGCAAGCACCACCCGAACAACCATAAGCGAAAGATAACGCGCATGTTCACCAAACTCCTCATCGCCAATCGTGGCGAGATCGCCTGCCGTGTGGCCGCCACCGCGCGCCGCATGGGTATTCGCACCGTGGCCGTGTATTCCGAAGCCGACGCCGGCGCCAAGCACGTCGCGGTCTGCGATGAGGCCATCCTGATCGGCCCCGCCGCCGCGCGCGACAGTTATCTGCGCGGCCAGAAAATCATCGAGGTCGCCAAGGCCACCGGCGCGCAGGCGATCCACCCCGGCTACGGCTTCCTGTCCGAAAACGCGGAGTTTGCCGAGGCCGTGCACGCCGCCGGCCTCGTGTTCGTCGGCCCACCCGCGGCATCGATGCGCGCGATGGGTTCGAAGTCGGCCGCCAAGCAGCTGATGGAAAGCGCCAATGTGCCGCTCGTGCCGGGCTACCACGGCGACGCGCAGGATCCCGCCTTCCTGCGTGAGCAGGCCGACCGCATCGGCTACCCGGTGCTGCTCAAGGCCAGTGCCGGCGGCGGTGGCAAGGGCATGCGCGTGGTCGAGCGTTCCGAAGATTTCGAAGGCGCGCTGGCCTCGTGCAAGCGCGAAGCGATTTCCAGTTTCGGCGACGACAAGGTGCTGGTCGAGAAGTACCTGATCCGCCCGCGCCACATCGAGATCCAGGTGTTTGCCGACAGCCTGGGCAACTGCGTCTACCTGCACGAGCGCGATTGCTCGGTGCAGCGCCGGCACCAGAAGGTGCTGGAAGAAGCGCCCGCCCCCGGCATGCCGCCGGAGCGCCGCGCCGCGATGGGTGAAGCCGCCGTGAACGCTGCGCGCGCCGTCGGCTATGTCGGCGCCGGCACCGTCGAATTCATTGCCAACCAGGACGGCTCGTTCTACTTCATGGAGATGAACACGCGCCTGCAGGTCGAGCATCCGGTGACCGAAATGATCACCGGGACCGACCTGGTCGAATGGCAATTGCGGGTCGCCTTTGGCGAAGCGCTGCCGAAACAGCAGCATGAACTGGGCATCCACGGCCACGCGATCGAAGCGCGCGTGTATGCCGAAAATCCCGAGAAGGGTTTCCTGCCGTCGATCGGCACCTTGCGCCATATGGACGTGCCGCGTGCGGTCGCGTTCGAGCTGGGCAGCGACGGCGCCAATCCGGCCGCCGTGCGTGTCGATTCCGGCGTGCGCGAAGGCGATGCGATTTCGCCGTTCTACGATCCGATGATCGCCAAGCTGATCGTCTGGGGCGCGGACCGCACCCAGGCGCTGGCGCGCATGTCGCAAGCGCTGAGCGAGTTCCGCATCGTCGGGCTGGCCACCAATATCGCGTTCCTGAAACGCCTGGTCGAGGGCGAGGCGTTTGCCACGGCCGACCTGGACACGGGCCTGATCGAGCGCCATGGCGCGACGCTGTTCCCGCCAGCCGCGCCGGCGCCACTGGGCGCACTGGCGCTGGCCGTGTTCGCGCTGCGCGAGGGCGCCGCCAACGCGGCCAACGACGCCGATCCATGGAGCCAGGCCAGCGGCTGGCGCATGAACGGCGACTACCGCCGCGTGCTGTCGTGGTCCGACGAATTTGGCGCCTACCGCGTTGGCCTGACCTACCGCCGCGACGGGCTCGAAATCGACCTCGATGGCCAGGCGCAGCGCGTGGAGCGTGTCGGTCACACTGGCGACGAACTGGCGCTGCGCCTCGGCGAGACGGCCGTCCAGGGTGTCGTGCGCCGCGACGGCGATGTGTTCCACGTATTTACCGGCGGTCAGCATTTCACGCTGACGTACAATGATCCGATGGCCCACGCCGGCGAAGTCGAAACGCTCGGTGGCCGCCTGACGGCGCCGATGCCGGGCAAGGTGGTTGCAGTGCTCGTCCAGGCCGGCGCCACGGTGGTGAAGGGCGAACCGCTCGTCATCATGGAAGCGATGAAGATGGAACACACCATTGCCGCGCCGGGTGATGGCGTGGTCGAGGATGTGCTGTACGAGGTCGGCGACCAGGTTGCCGACGGCGCACCGCTGCTGGCCTTCAAGGCGGCGTAAGCAACACCCATAAAAACCACCCTACACGATGAGGGGGAGACATGCGGATTGTCCTGTACCGGGGCGATGGCGTCAGCGAGCCTTGGGAACACGCGTTTGCCAGCGTGCTGCCAGGCGCCCAGACCGTCATCTGGAAAGAAGGCGAGCAACTGGCGCACTGCGATTACGCGGTGCTGTGGAATCCGGCGCCGGCCCTGCTGGCCCAGTTGGGGAGCGTCAAGGCGATCTTCCTGATGGGCGCCGGCGTCGACGCGCTGCTCAAGTTTGGCGATGCCTTGCCCGACGTGCCGCTGGTGCGCCTGGGCGACGCCGGCATGGGCGTGCAGATGGCCGAGTATGTGGCGCATGCAGTGCTGCGCTACTTCCGCCGCTTCGACGAATATGAACAGCAGGCCAGGCACGGCGCCTGGAATCCCCTGCCCCAGCATCCGAAAGAATCGTTCACGATCGGCGTCATGGGCCTGGGCCGGCTGGGCATGCCGGTGGTCGAGGCGATGCGCCATTTCGGCTTTCCCGTGCGCGGCTGGAGCCGCAGCCCGAAAGACATCCCGGGCGTGCCAACCTATGCCGGCATGGCGCAATTCGGCGACTTCTTGCACGGCACGCGCGTGCTGGTCTGCCTGCTGCCGCTGACGCCGGACACCGCCAACCTGCTCGACCGCCACAACCTGGGCAAGCTGGCGCCTGGCGCGTACCTGATCAACGTCTCGCGCGGCGCGATCCTGGCCGAGCCCGACCTGATGACGCTGATCCGTTCCGGGCACATTGCCGGCGCCACGCTCGACGTGTTCCGCCACGAGCCGCTGCCGGCCCAGCACCCGTTCTGGAACGAGCCGCGCATTGCCCTCACTCCGCATATTTCGGCGCTCACCATGCGCCAGGACGCCGTGCGCCAGATCGTCGACAAGATCGACGCCCTGGAACGCGGCCAACCGGTCGACGACCTCGTCGACCGCCAACGTGGATATTAAGAAATGACACCCCTGCCAACGAAGGTCAAGATTGTCGAAGTCGGCCCCCGCGACGGCCTGCAGAACGAAAAAGAAGCGCTCGGCGCTGACGTGAAAATCGAACTGGTCGAGCGCCTGGCGCGCGCCGGGTTCGTCAATGTCGAGGCGGCCGCATTTGTCTCCCCCAAGTGGGTGCCGCAGATGGCAACCTCCGCCGAAGTGCTGGCCCGCATCGAACGCCGGCCCGGCACGATCTATTCGGCGCTGGTGCCGAACATGCAGGGCTTCGAGGCCGCGCTGGCCGGCAAGGCCGACGAGGTCGTGGTGTTCGGCGCAGCGTCCGAGGCGTTCTCGCAAAAGAACATCAACTGTTCGATTGCCGAGTCGATCGCGCGCTTCGAGCCGGTCGCGCGCGCGGCCAAGGAACACGGCCTGCGCCTGCGCGGCTCGATCAGCACGGCATTCGGCTGCCCGTACCAGGGCGCCGTGTCGCTCGATGCCGTGGGCGACGTAGTGGCGCGCATGCGTGACCTGGGCTGTGACGAGATCGATATCGCCGACACGATCGGCGTGGCAACCGCGCGCCAGACGCAGGCCGTGATGCTGCGCGCAGCGCAAGAATTCCCGATGGGCCAGCTCGCTGGCCACTTCCACGACACGTATGGTCAGGCGCTGGCGAACATCTACGCGGCGCTGGAAGTGGGCGTGGCGATTTTCCACTCGTCAGTGGCGGGCCTGGGCGGCTGCCCGTATGCCAAAGGCGCAACCGGCAATGTGGCAACCGAGGACGTGCTGTATCTGATGCAGGGGTTGGGCATTGAAACGGGCGTGGATCTCGACCAGGTGGTCGATGCCGGTTTGTTCATCTCGGCACAGCTGGGCCGCAAGAGCATCAGCCGCGCCGGCAACGCGCTGGCGGCCAAACGGGCCGGGTAACGCGCAGGCCCCGGCGATGCCGGGGCTTTTGCCATAAACAGGCCGCACAACGAAAAAAGCCGACAACTCACGTTGTCGGCTTTTCTCTTAATGCTGGTCGGAGTACAAGGATTCGAACCTTGGACCCCCTGGTCCCAAACCAGGTGCGCTACCGGGCTGCGCTACACTCCGAAGAAGCAAGATAATACCGGCTTGCCGTCACTTGGTCAAGGATTTCATGCCAAAATCCTTACTCGCCCCGGATCTGCAGCGCCCGCTCATACAAGGCATTCTTCTTGCGCCCCGTGATCTGCGCCGCCAGATTGGCTGCCTGCTTGACGCTGCATTCGGTCAGCAGGATCTGCAGCACGCGCTCGGCCTCGATGTCTTCGGCGTCGCTCGCTTCCACTGCCCCCTCGACCAGCACGACAAATTCGCCCTTCTCGCGGTGCGCGTCGGCCTTGACCCAGGCCAGCGCCTCGCCCAGCGTGCAGCGGTGGATTTCCTCGAACATCTTGCTCAGTTCGCGGGCAAACACGACCTGGCGGGTCGGCTCGAACGCGGCCACCAGGGCTTCGACGCAATCGACGATCCGGTGCGGCGCTTCGTAGAACACGAGCGTCGACGTTTCGCGCGTCAGGGGCGCCAGCGCCGTTTCGCGCCCCTTGGCCTTGGCTGGCAGAAAGCCGACAAAGTGGAAGCGATCATTGACCAGGCCGCTGGCCGACAGCGCCGTGATCGCCGCCGACGGGCCCGGCAGCGGCACGACGTTCAGGCCGGCGGCGCGGACGGCGTCGACGATGCGCGCGCCCGGATCGGACACGCCCGGCGTGCCGGCGTCGGACACCAGCGCCACCCGCTGGCCGGCGCGCAGGCGCTCGACAATCTTGTCGGCCACCTCGCGCTCGTTGTGCTGATGCGCGGCGATCGTGCTCTTGGAGAGACCAAAGCGTTGCAATAACGCGCCAGTCTTGCGCGTGTCTTCACAGGCGACGACGTCGGCCAGGGCCAGCAGGTGTAAAGCACGCAGGGTGATGTCGGTGACGTTGCCAATCGGAGTAGCCACGACATACAGCGTTGCGGTAGGATAGGACTGCTGGGCCGCCTCGCCCATGACGGGAAGTCGGGCGATGTCGATGGTCTGCTGTTCTGTCATATAGGGTTCCGATGCTGAAGAAAAAAAATCTCACGGGCTTGATTGCCGCTTCTCTTACGACACTGCTGGCCGCGTGCGGCAGTACGCCCCTGCCACCCGATACCGGTTGTGGCATGCCAGGCGGATTGTGCGGCCCAGGCGCGTCAGTGACAAGTGGTGCGCCTGTCGCACCTGCCGAATCTGCTTATACACCACCTGCGCCGCGTTCCGATAGCGGTGTCCAGACCAGTCCGGTCGAATTGCCACCGAGCGCCGACGGCAGCACGCCAAGTGCGGCGGTCGCGCCAAGCGGCCCCACGGTCCGTGTCGCGCTGCTCCTGCCCCTTGAATCGCAGGCGCTGGCCCAGCCGGCCGAAGCAGTACGCGCCGGCTTCATGGCCGCGTACGACCAGCAACGCGGCGGCGTTACCGTCAACCTCGTGCCCACCGGCGACTCGTCGCAAGCCGCACTTGACGCCTACCGCATGGCGGCCGCCGAGAACGACATCGTGGTAGGCCCGCTCGCGCGTCCTGCCGTGGCGGCCCTGGCCACGAGCGGCGCCGTCACCAAGCCGACCATCGCGCTGAACCACCCGCAGGTGGCGTCCGCGCTGCCGTCCAAGATGCTCGTCATCGGCTTGTCGCTCGAAGAGGAAGCGCGCCAGGTAGCCGACTGGGCTGCCGGTGAGCAACCGTCCGGCCAGGCACTGGTGCTGACCGGCCGCGCTACCTGGCAGCAACGCCTGTCGGGCGCCTTCAGCGCGCGCTGGTCCGAGCTGGGCCGCACCCAGACCACGGTCGAGCTGCCCAATGCGGGCGGCTATGTCGACGGCAATGCGCTGGCCGACCTGCGCGCGCGCCTGCAATCGCAGCCGCCGCAACTGGTCTACGCGGCGCTCGACGCCAACAGCCTGCGCCAGGTCCGCAGCGCGCTCGGCACCTCGATGCCTACGTATGGCACGGCCTCGGTCAACCCGGGTCGCGACCCGGCCAGCATCCCGCCTGAGCTGGTCGGCGTGCGCATCCTCGACCTGCCATGGACCGTCCAGGCCGATCACCCGGCCGTGGCAAGCTACCCGAGCTGGAGCAGCGGCGGCCAGGGCCTCGACCTGCAACGCCTGTACGCGCTGGGCATCGACGCCTACCGCATCGCGCGCGAACTGTCGCTGCGCCCGTCCGGCGCATTCGAGCTCGACGGCGCCACGGGCCGCCTGTCGATCGACATGGGGCAAGGCGCACGCGCGTTCCGCCGCGTCGAAACCGGCGTCGTCGTGCGGGATGCGATGCCTGGCGCCGATGGCGCCGCCGTGACCGGCCGCGTCTTCGAAGCGGTCTCCACCGGCCAGTAATATGTGGCCCGGGCGCCTGTCTCAACGGCAGGCCCAGGGCCACCAGTATGAACTTGCCGCCAGCGCCTACCTGCGCCGCCACAGGCTGGCGCCGGTGGAAGAAAACTTTCGCTGCAAGGGCGGCGAAATCGACCTGATCATGCGCGACGGCGCCACCCTCGTGTTCGTCGAAGTGCGCCAGCGCGCCAGCAGCAGACAGGGCGGCGCCGCAGCCAGCATCACGCCGGCCAAGATCCGGCGCCTGGTCTGCGCGGCCCAGGTGTACCTGCTGCGCTTTCCCGTCACCCCGCCCTGCCGCTTCGACGTCATCGCCATCGACGGCGAACACATCGAGTGGCTGCAGAACGTGATTGAAGTGTAAGCAATTTTTACCGACCTTGCCCAGTGCCCCTTGCTACTACACTATAATCCTCGGCTATGAATACACAACGCATCCTCGCTCACTTCCAGGAGAGCGCTGACCTGAAGATGAGGTCGGCTGCAACCCTGGCTCCCCACATTTCGCAGGCGGTCGAACTCATGTTCGGCGCCCTGTCCAATGGCAACAAGATCCTGGCCTGCGGTAACGGCGGTTCGGCCGCCGACTGCCAGCACTTTGCCGCCGAGCTGGTCGGGCGCTTCGAACGCGAGCGCTTCCCGCTTCCGGCCATCGCGCTGACCACCGATACGTCGATCCTGACCGCCGTTGGCAACGACTACAGCTTCCGCGAAATCTATTCCAAGCAGGTGCAGGCCTTCGGTCAGGCCGGCGACATCCTGCTGGCCATTTCCACTTCGGGCAACTCGGGCAATGTGCTCGCTGCGGTCGAAGCGGCGCTCGAGCGCGAAATGCGCATCGTGGCGTTTACAGGCAAGGACGGCGGCCAGTTGGCCAAGCTGCTGACCGACGCCGACGTCCACGTCAACGTCCCGCATTCGCGCACCGCGCGGATCCAGGAAGTTCACCTGTGCGCCATTCACTGCATCTGCGACGGTATCGACGTCGCGCTGTTCGGAGGAGACGAGAATGCGTAATACCCGCCGGCCCATGGCCGTGCTGTTGACGAAAGTCGTTCTGGGCTCGGCCCTTTTGGCATCGCTGTCGGGCTGCTTTGGCCTGATCGTCGGCGCCGGGATCGGCAGCGCCGTCTCGGCGGTCGACCGCCGCACGCTGGGCGCCCAGACCGAAGACAAGTCGGTCACGGTCAAGGCCGAGATCAAGATGCGCGAAGTCACGAATGGCAACGGCAACATCAACGTCACGAGCTTCAACCGCAAGGTGCTGCTTACCGGCGAAGTGCGCGACGAGGCCATGAAGGCCGCGGCCGAGCGCGAAGTGCGCAAGATCGAGAACGTCGTGTCGGTCATCAACGAGCTGAAGATTTCGGGTTCGTCGAGCTACACGTCGCGCTCGAACGATGCGCTCATCACCACCAAGGTCAAGGCCAGCCTGGTCGACATGAAGACCGTGTCGGCGATCTCGTTCAAGGTCACGACCGAACGCGGCGTGGTCTACCTGATGGGTCTTGTGACCCCGCGCGAAGGCAATATCGCTGCCGATGTCGCCAAGGGCGTCTCGGGCGTGACGAGCGTGGTGAAGATCTTCGAATACATCAGCGAAGAAGACGCACGCGCCAAGCAGACCAACGCACAGAACGCACCGCAGGGTTCCTGAACCCCGGGTGCATCCGCACCATGCAAAAAAGCGGCAGGGCTATAATGGCCCTGCCGCTTTTTTTATTCGATCGCCGACCATGACCGCATCCACACCTTCCCGCTCCTGGATCAAGCCTGCCGCCATCGGCGCCGTCGTGCTGGCGCTGGCCGGTATCGGCTACGCGTCGCTGGCCAGCAGCACGCCGGCCCCGGACGTCACGTTCATCAGCATCGCCGGCGACAAGGTGTCGACGCAGTCGCTGCGCGGCAAAGTCGTGATGGTCAACTTCTGGGCCACCTCGTGCGTCACCTGCGTCAAGGAGATGCCCGAGATGGTCGCGACCTACAACAAGTACAAGGCCCAAGGCCTGGAATTCGTCGCCGTCGCGATGCAGTACGACCGGCCCGACTACGTGCTGAACTTCGCCGAGCAGCGCAAGCTGCCATTTACCGTGGCGCTTGATTCGGCGGGCGACATTGCGCGCCAGTTCGGCGACGTCACGCTCACGCCCACTACCTTCCTGATCGACAAGCAGGGCCGCATCATCAAGACCTATGTCGGCACGCCTGACTTCGGCGCGGTGCACAAGCTGATCGAGAAAGAGCTGGCCGGCTGATCCTGGTTATGCTTTCGGATACAGGATCATCTGCGTGCAGCGAAACAGCGCGATGGTCTTGCCGCTGGCCTTGTCCGTGACGGTGGCGTCCCAGATCTGCGTCGTGCGGCCCAGGTGCACGGCGGTGGCGACGCAGGCGATGGTACCTTCGCGCGCGGTGCCCAGGTGGTTCGATTTCAATTCGATCGTCGTGAAGTTCTGCGCGCCTTCCGGCAGATTGCTGATGCAGCCATAGCCGGCGCAGGTATCGGCCAGCGTGACCACGCTGCCGGCGTGCAGGTAGCCGTTCGGCGCCAGCAGGTGCGGCGCGACCGGCATCTCGGCGGCCAGCTTGCCAGGGCTGACCTCCGTAATCTGGATGCCCAGGTGGCCGGGCAGGTACGTTGCGCCGAAGGTGTTGAAGGCGTCGGTGGTATGCGGGATGCTCATGGGGTTGTCTCGGTGTTTTTATGAAAGCGGCATCGTACACCGAGACCATGCTTGGCGTCAGCGGCGCCGGCCCTCATGGTGCTTGCCACCCTTGCCGCCACTCTTTCCACCGTGCCGCTGCCGGGCCGCCGCGTTCTGCTGCTGCAGCAGCGCATCGACGCGCTCGGACGCTTCGCGCGCCAGCTCCTGCGCCAGCGAGATGCTCGGGAAGTACTCGGGCGCCCGGTACCCCAGCCACGCGTAGGCCGAATACACGCGGCACTGGTCCTCGACCTCTTGCAGGTTCATGTAGAACAGCTGCTGCGGATTGCTGTGCCCATGCAGCTTGACGACGATCTTCTTGGCCAGCGACAAGCACCAGTGCTCCCACGCCTTCTGCAGCGCCGGCACGCGGCTCGAGATCGGCACCAGGGAGAGCATGAACTTCTCGGCCACCGACAGCGGCAGCGTGTCGAGCCACTCGGCGCGCTCGTTCTGGTCTTCGGTGATGCGCGGGTAGAA
This is a stretch of genomic DNA from Oxalobacteraceae sp. CFBP 8761. It encodes these proteins:
- a CDS encoding glyoxylate/hydroxypyruvate reductase A, whose translation is MRIVLYRGDGVSEPWEHAFASVLPGAQTVIWKEGEQLAHCDYAVLWNPAPALLAQLGSVKAIFLMGAGVDALLKFGDALPDVPLVRLGDAGMGVQMAEYVAHAVLRYFRRFDEYEQQARHGAWNPLPQHPKESFTIGVMGLGRLGMPVVEAMRHFGFPVRGWSRSPKDIPGVPTYAGMAQFGDFLHGTRVLVCLLPLTPDTANLLDRHNLGKLAPGAYLINVSRGAILAEPDLMTLIRSGHIAGATLDVFRHEPLPAQHPFWNEPRIALTPHISALTMRQDAVRQIVDKIDALERGQPVDDLVDRQRGY
- the bioB gene encoding biotin synthase BioB produces the protein MNTVALHRPTAAIKPPENATWPLADVLALFDLPFTELMHRASTAHRLNFPDGDVELATLLSIKTGGCEEDCGYCPQAARYDTGVEAKKLLDIDTVLDAARAAKASGATRFCMGAAWRSPKERDMDKVETMVREVKALGMETCATLGMLEAGQAEQLKRAGLDYYNHNIDTAPDFYNNVISTREYQDRLDTLGRVREAGLKVCCGGIVGMGETREQRAGLIAQLANLNPYPESVPVNHLVQVAGTPLHGMDKLDPIEFVRTIAVARITMPQARVRLSAGRREMGEAVQAMCFMAGANSIFYGDKLLTTENPEADDDRVLLEKLGLKTRAATLDSAPKEACSC
- a CDS encoding hydroxymethylglutaryl-CoA lyase; the protein is MTPLPTKVKIVEVGPRDGLQNEKEALGADVKIELVERLARAGFVNVEAAAFVSPKWVPQMATSAEVLARIERRPGTIYSALVPNMQGFEAALAGKADEVVVFGAASEAFSQKNINCSIAESIARFEPVARAAKEHGLRLRGSISTAFGCPYQGAVSLDAVGDVVARMRDLGCDEIDIADTIGVATARQTQAVMLRAAQEFPMGQLAGHFHDTYGQALANIYAALEVGVAIFHSSVAGLGGCPYAKGATGNVATEDVLYLMQGLGIETGVDLDQVVDAGLFISAQLGRKSISRAGNALAAKRAG
- the bioD gene encoding dethiobiotin synthase; protein product: MNNLNDTDAPVIAQPALDPEVDLTEFDEPVLEPELELRADDLPMRFACFVTGTDTEIGKTLISAAILHKLVATGQRACGMKPVAAGAEEKDGVLHNDDADQLIAAGNVHLPASLTTPYLLREPAAPHIAAALEGVTIELVPILAAFAEVQAASDAVVVEGVGGFRVPFNDDFDSADLAAQLNLPVILVVGMRLGCISHALLTVEAIVARGLVLAGWVANTVDTDMRFAQENIAALTQRIPAPLLGHVPRLNEPTAAAAAEFIDLAGLPGWPSTRV
- the bioF gene encoding 8-amino-7-oxononanoate synthase, producing MDLIATIDRQLDTLAARSLTRRRRITDGACAPRQLVDGRDLLAFCSNDYLGLAAHPQVIEALREGAQLYGAGSGASHLVSGHSRAHHLLEERLAEWMAPHLEQARALTLCTGYMANLAILSALGLDADAMIFSEALNHASLIDGARLAKAGVTVYPHGDVETLTQLLAASSASTKIVVTDSVFSMDGDLAPLPALLAACERHGAWLVVDDAHGFGVLGQNGRGALEHFSLRSSNLIYMGTLGKAAGVGGAFVAAHASVIELLIQRARPYIYTTACPPALAHALLASLAIMGGDEGAERRTHLARLVEQLRGALRLERWELAASTTPIQPVIIGSNDAALHAASRLHDQGLWVPAIRPPTVAPGTARLRVTLSAAHATDDVARLAQALNELEKAAP
- a CDS encoding acetyl/propionyl/methylcrotonyl-CoA carboxylase subunit alpha yields the protein MFTKLLIANRGEIACRVAATARRMGIRTVAVYSEADAGAKHVAVCDEAILIGPAAARDSYLRGQKIIEVAKATGAQAIHPGYGFLSENAEFAEAVHAAGLVFVGPPAASMRAMGSKSAAKQLMESANVPLVPGYHGDAQDPAFLREQADRIGYPVLLKASAGGGGKGMRVVERSEDFEGALASCKREAISSFGDDKVLVEKYLIRPRHIEIQVFADSLGNCVYLHERDCSVQRRHQKVLEEAPAPGMPPERRAAMGEAAVNAARAVGYVGAGTVEFIANQDGSFYFMEMNTRLQVEHPVTEMITGTDLVEWQLRVAFGEALPKQQHELGIHGHAIEARVYAENPEKGFLPSIGTLRHMDVPRAVAFELGSDGANPAAVRVDSGVREGDAISPFYDPMIAKLIVWGADRTQALARMSQALSEFRIVGLATNIAFLKRLVEGEAFATADLDTGLIERHGATLFPPAAPAPLGALALAVFALREGAANAANDADPWSQASGWRMNGDYRRVLSWSDEFGAYRVGLTYRRDGLEIDLDGQAQRVERVGHTGDELALRLGETAVQGVVRRDGDVFHVFTGGQHFTLTYNDPMAHAGEVETLGGRLTAPMPGKVVAVLVQAGATVVKGEPLVIMEAMKMEHTIAAPGDGVVEDVLYEVGDQVADGAPLLAFKAA